A genome region from Pseudomonadota bacterium includes the following:
- a CDS encoding branched-chain amino acid ABC transporter permease, whose protein sequence is MTNFLHRNVGILLLLIIVMILPVVIGSGFYINIMISVAIYSVTAIGMCLLVGYAGQISLAHAAFFAIGAYLSAILTTKWCLPPSLALFLSSMSVGIIAYLIGIVVLRFKGHYLAIVTLSVLVIVEVLIKELSFITGGDQGLSGIPFFSLGGLVFDSELKIYYLCWIILICIIIFSLNLVNSKIGRNLRAIKEGEDVARILGIRATNYKAQIFVLSSVYAAISGSLYAHYMTFITPQIASLGFAFEFILMVAFGGIGSIWGALYGVAGILFLSEYIRGFDEYRLVIYGVSLVVIMMFFPNGVLQGLQGFSRYLKCCMWNGRQKIFLHIVWGRLIK, encoded by the coding sequence ATGACTAATTTTTTGCACAGAAACGTTGGGATCCTGCTCTTATTAATCATCGTCATGATCCTGCCGGTTGTAATTGGGTCGGGTTTCTACATAAATATAATGATTTCTGTGGCAATTTATTCAGTAACAGCCATTGGCATGTGTTTATTGGTGGGATACGCCGGCCAAATATCTCTTGCTCACGCGGCATTTTTTGCTATCGGTGCATATCTTTCGGCCATCCTGACGACGAAGTGGTGTTTACCTCCATCTCTTGCTTTGTTTTTGTCTTCGATGTCAGTTGGGATAATTGCTTATTTGATAGGGATAGTCGTGCTGAGGTTCAAGGGACATTATCTGGCCATCGTCACACTGAGCGTTCTTGTAATCGTTGAAGTACTCATTAAGGAGCTTTCCTTTATAACTGGCGGAGATCAGGGTTTGTCTGGCATACCTTTCTTCTCTTTGGGCGGGCTTGTTTTTGATAGTGAGCTTAAAATATACTATTTATGTTGGATTATTCTTATTTGCATCATTATATTTTCCCTTAACTTGGTGAATTCAAAGATAGGCAGAAACCTCAGAGCTATTAAGGAGGGTGAAGATGTGGCTAGAATCTTGGGGATTAGGGCAACCAATTACAAGGCACAAATCTTTGTACTAAGCTCTGTGTACGCCGCTATCTCAGGAAGCCTTTATGCGCACTATATGACCTTTATAACGCCCCAAATAGCAAGCTTGGGTTTTGCCTTTGAATTCATCCTGATGGTAGCTTTTGGGGGGATTGGGAGTATCTGGGGGGCGCTCTACGGGGTGGCGGGTATTCTTTTCCTTTCCGAGTATATCAGGGGATTCGACGAATATAGATTGGTCATTTATGGTGTTTCCCTGGTAGTGATCATGATGTTTTTCCCCAACGGAGTGCTACAAGGACTCCAAGGCTTCTCCAGATATCTTAAGTGTTGTATGTGGAACGGGAGACAGAAGATTTTCTTGCATATCGTCTGGGGGAGGCTGATTAAGTGA